One window from the genome of Salvelinus fontinalis isolate EN_2023a chromosome 3, ASM2944872v1, whole genome shotgun sequence encodes:
- the LOC129834897 gene encoding E3 ubiquitin-protein ligase rnf168-like, translating to MGLMSEDMECCVCLQPYSRREKIPRMLHCKHTFCGLCLQAMSRLQSGLLTVCCPLCRWITCTVPSLTVSGSLWVNTEIWDQILDTQQEEEEEEEEEEWKGANRQTQTTTQYTWSPSKHCGLRIKLQNFLRRMKHNVL from the exons ATGGGTCTGATGAGCGAGGACATGGAGTGCTGCGTCTGCCTCCAGCCCTACTCTCGTAGGGAGAAGATCCCTCGGATGCTCCACTGTAAGCACACATTCTGTGGGCTGTGCTTGCAGGCGATGTCCAGGCTCCAGAGCGGCCTACTGACAGTATGCTGCCCCCTGTGCCGTTGGATCACCTGCACCGTGCCCAGCCTCACCGTGTCGGGGTCGCTGTGGGTTAACactgagatctgggaccagatactagacacacaacaggaagaggaggaggaagaagaggaggaagagtggaAGGGagctaacagacagacacagaccacTACACAGTACACATG GTCTCCATCAAAGCATTGTGGCCTGAGGATCAAACTACAGAATTTCCTGAGGAGGATGAAGCACAATGTACTGTAA